The following are encoded together in the Tursiops truncatus isolate mTurTru1 chromosome 10, mTurTru1.mat.Y, whole genome shotgun sequence genome:
- the LOC101323219 gene encoding IQ domain-containing protein F5 isoform X4, translating to MEKEGNPLLAKPSGPKVRIMMMEEQKAAVFIQAWWRGTLVRRTLLHTALRAWIIQRWWKQKLVKLQEKRRRTSLECYARQEWAAVKLQSWFRMWCIRLRYCRLLHAVRIIQVYWRWHSCHTRGFIQGRYDLKENQLNLQLEISLGSQACSVQQYIPLPIQE from the coding sequence GCCCCAAAGTAAGAATCATGATGATGGAAGAACAGAAAGCGGCTGTTTTCATCCAAGCCTGGTGGCGGGGCACCCTGGTGCGCAGGACTCTGCTGCACACGGCTCTCAGAGCGTGGATCATTCAACGCTGGTGGAAACAGAAGCTGGTGAAGCTGCAGGAGAAGAGGCGGCGGACGTCTCTAGAATGCTACGCGCGGCAAGAATGGGCAGCTGTCAAGCTACAATCCTGGTTCCGCATGTGGTGCATCCGCCTTCGTTACTGCCGTTTGCTCCACGCTGTCCGCATCATTCAGGTCTATTGGCGCTGGCATAGCTGCCATACCCGTGGCTTTATTCAGGGCCGTTACGACCTCAAAGAAAACCAACTGAATCTTCAACTTGAAATCTCTTTGGGCTCGCAAGCTTGTAGTGTACAACAGTACATACCCCTTCCAATACAGGAATGA